In Brassica rapa cultivar Chiifu-401-42 chromosome A06, CAAS_Brap_v3.01, whole genome shotgun sequence, a single window of DNA contains:
- the LOC117125942 gene encoding uncharacterized protein LOC117125942: MAKDEKVWIPYKYIKLVMNFEKMRKYPWGLHSFDMLVSSIINARDKVKTQNSYVVDGFSYALQIWLMEAVPDIGSLLGQKLREGVTTMRCRNWKGSAKISYEDIITIESNFASTGDVFPSISTSGNFKDVITDAEFVRACEMKDERVDLIIDMQRNKYDWSKHVWAYKETVKPFQYSSEEDGSDEEAAVETSETEIEEEIESTRVSPTKKRKNRFRDTGAESRKKRLLCQRSTEKYRDLEEEMKSYIQSMFNSSFTALGLEVREIIEDRFTKLEEKILSSQTQGGAPANTQTRGTDPFWTPSAAAAAAAAALLRLRFLVVLLLLLGLLPKLLLQFLLVVLLLLAVRLLLLIAVELLRLLTMVGLRMLRRQGLRQR, from the exons ATGGCGAAGGATGAGAAGGTGTGGATCCCATACAAGTACATCAAGCTCGTGATGAACTTCGAGAAGATGAGGAAATATCCGTGGGGTCTTCACTCTTTTGATATGCTGGTGAGTTCCATTATCAACGCTAGGGATAAAGTGAAGACGCAAAACAGTTATGTCGTAGATGGATTCTCGTATGCACTTCAGATTTGGTTGATGGAAGCTGTTCCGGACATTGGGTCTCTTTTGGGTCAGAAACTGAGAGAAGGCGTGACTACCATGAGGTGCAGGAATTGGAAAGGATCTGCTAAGATTTCCTATGAGGATATTATTACCATAGAGTCTAATTTTGCTTCCACC ggagATGTGTTTCCATCCATTTCTACATCTGGAAATTTCAAAGACGTGATTACTGATGCCGAGTTTGTTCGAGCCTGTGAGATGAAGGATGAAAGAGTTGATCTAATCATTGACATGCAGCGAAACAAGTATGACTGGAGTAAGCATGTTTGGGCTTATAAGGAAACAGTGAAACCATTTCAGTACAGTTCTGAGGAAGATGGTTCAGATGAGGAAGCGGCTGTAGAGACAAGTGAAACTGAAATTGAAGAAGAAATAGAAAGCACCCGTGTGTCTCCTACTaagaagaggaagaacaggTTTCGGGATACTGGTGCGGAGTCGAGGAAGAAGAGGTTACTTTGCCAAAGATCAACCGAGAAATATAGAGATcttgaagaggaaatgaagtCCTATATCCAGAGTATGTTTAACTCTTCTTTTACTGCCTTAGGCCTCGAGGTACGCGAGATTATTGAAGACCGCTTTACCAAATTAGAGGAGAAGATCCTTTCATCTCAGACTCAGGGTGGTGCGCCTGCTAATACTCAGACTCGTGGTACTGATCCGTTTTGGACTccttctgctgctgctgctgctgctgctgctgcactGCTCCGGCTTCGGTTTCTGGTCGTCCTCCTGCTCCTACTCGGGCTTCTACCGAAGCTCCTGCTTCAGTTTCTACTCGTGGTCTTGCTCCTTCTCGCAGTGCGGCTTCTGCTCCTTATCGCAGTCGAGCTTCTGCGACTGCTCACAATGGTGGGCCTGCGAATGCTGCGAAGACAAGGTCTCAGACAAAGGTAA
- the LOC103873339 gene encoding uncharacterized protein At4g04775-like — MTSSTTSSARFPRISNHGVPTRCWCGEGITTFGSSTAENRYRRFYRCQIARDRKTENHLFKWIDEALIDEIRMVDAKHERVAQEITKFEERVMEKVKSEIVRVEAEMSEKFKEKVNLEIARVAQDMKQKLKITTVAMVVVGAIVGIWTSLTV; from the exons ATGACCAGTTCGACGACTTCTTCTGCTCGTTTTCCTCGCATCTCTAATCATGGTGTGCCCACAAGATGTTGGTGTGGCGAGGGTATAACCACTTTTGGTTCATCGACGGCGGAGAATAGGTATCGACGATTCTACAGATGTCAAATCGCAAGAGAT AGAAAAACTGAGAATCATCTATTTAAATGGATTGATGAAGCTTTGATTGACGAGATACGGATGGTAGATGCGAAACATGAGAGAGTTGCTCAAGAGATTACAAAGTTTGAAGAAAGGGTTATGGAAAAAGTGAAGTCCGAAATTGTTAGAGTTGAAGCTGAGATGTCAGAAAAGTTCAAAGAGAAGGTGAACTTGGAGATTGCTAGAGTTGCACAGGATATGAAACAGAAGCTAAAGATTACGACGGTTGCTATGGTTGTTGTGGGAGCAATCGTGGGAATATGGACTTCTCTTACTGTCTGA
- the LOC117126070 gene encoding uncharacterized protein LOC117126070 — MTHNFDYKVVKSDRNLWYIRCKYNPCKWSVRAEGLSGSTYFIIKKYVADHTCAASSMNNGGRTASAKTIGSLIMHRYDGVKEGPKTNDVIQIMRMEHGCEISKSLAWDAREFAISMVRGIPEKSFGKIPKYLHMLREANPGTHTFYETDVDGRFRFLFVSFGQSVRGFQTAMRQVLVVDGTFLKSKYKGVLLAATALDGNSNLYPVAFAVVDSENDRSWDWFMRQLKVVIADEHSLAFVSDRNASLCKAIENVYPLSHHGICIHHLLNNVVTHYRGKGLAGLIAKASKAYRVIDFQKRFQAVCNISPAIGKYLTDADVTKWARCQFPGFRYDIRTTNPAESINSALRTPREYPVIPLLDSIREMLTRWFFERRTRSRKHTKPLTIAIEKKIDRRINKGKTFLVQPVDEYRFLVRGDTIDCLVDLDRRTCSCGKYDLLKIPCRHAIKAGLTVGRAPSSLTDEMYTTSTWRTAYEETINPIGVPEDSWVVPDDVWNANVEPPESRRGAGRRRKRRYETVEDKLRSSQGAEEKKRRRCSRCGEENHNRATCDRVI, encoded by the coding sequence ATGACGCATAATTTCGATTACAAAGTTGTGAAATCTGACAGAAACCTTTGGTACATCCGATGCAAATACAACCCTTGCAAATGGAGTGTTCGAGCTGAGGGGTTATCAGGTTCCACATATTTCATCATCAAAAAATATGTGGCGGATCATACATGCGCTGCGTCGAGTATGAATAATGGTGGTCGGACAGCTTCTGCAAAGACAATTGGCAGTCTAATAATGCATAGGTATGATGGTGTGAAAGAAGGTCCCAAAACAAATGATGTCATACAGATTATGAGGATGGAACATGGATGTGAGATATCTAAGTCCTTAGCATGGGATGCTCGGGAGTTTGCAATTAGCATGGTTAGAGGTATTCCAGAGAAGAGTTTTGGAAAAATTCCAAAGTACTTGCACATGCTGAGAGAAGCTAATCCAGGAACGCATACGTTTTATGAAACCGATGTTGATGGTAGATTCAGATTTCTCTTCGTTTCGTTTGGCCAATCAGTACGAGGTTTTCAGACAGCCATGCGACAAGTTCTTGTGGTAGATGGGACATTTTTGAAGAGCAAATACAAAGGGGTCTTACTTGCTGCGACCGCTTTAGATGGAAACTCTAACTTGTATCCTGTTGCGTTTGCGGTTGTGGACTCAGAAAATGATCGTTCATGGGATTGGTTTATGAGACAGCTAAAGGTTGTTATTGCGGACGAGCATTCTCTAGCTTTTGTGTCAGACAGAAATGCCTCACTTTGTAAGGCAATAGAGAATGTGTATCCTCTTTCTCATCATGGAATTTGCATCCACCATTTGTTGAATAATGTGGTCACACATTACAGAGGAAAGGGACTGGCTGGATTGATTGCAAAAGCTTCTAAAGCTTATAGAGTCATTGATTTTCAGAAGCGATTCCAAGCTGTCTGCAATATTAGTCCAGCTATTGGAAAATATTTAACAGATGCAGATGTTACAAAGTGGGCTCGCTGTCAGTTTCCAGGATTCAGGTATGACATCAGAACGACTAACCCAGCTGAATCAATAAACTCTGCTTTGCGCACACCAAGAGAGTATCCAGTCATTCCTTTGTTGGATAGCATCAGAGAAATGCTGACCCGTTGGTTCTTCGAACGGCGCACACGAAGCAGGAAGCACACAAAACCATTAACTATTGCCATCGAGAAAAAGATAGACAGGCGGATTAATAAGGGTAAAACGTTTCTGGTTCAGCCAGTTGATGAGTACCGTTTTTTGGTTCGCGGAGATACAATCGACTGCCTGGTTGATTTGGATAGAAGAACCTGCTCATGTGGGAAATACGACCTACTGAAAATCCCATGTAGACACGCAATCAAGGCTGGTTTAACAGTTGGTCGAGCCCCATCCTCACTAACGGATGAAATGTACACGACTTCCACTTGGAGAACAGCTTATGAAGAAACTATCAATCCAATAGGTGTTCCGGAGGATAGTTGGGTTGTTCCAGATGATGTCTGGAATGCTAATGTGGAACCTCCTGAATCAAGAAGAGGAGcaggaaggagaagaaagcgCAGATACGAGACGGTCGAAGACAAACTTCGTTCATCGCAAGGAGCTGAAGAAAAGAAGAGGCGCAGATGCAGTCGATGTGGCGAAGAGAATCATAACAGAGCTACATGCGACAGAGTGATTTAG
- the LOC103873070 gene encoding FAS1 domain-containing protein SELMODRAFT_448915-like yields MATSIHLLLFFLITTVSFLTSAAYPPSQTPQDHLHADRIIEAMIGAGDFRDWASDFLFAVEDQVGIPLSATIFIPTDFDTADISSSSTNGRRLSVAYHIVPQRLSFTDLSFLQPLSRLPTLLPGNSIVVTNNSVSGFAVDGVLVTEPDLFLSSQIAIHGVASSLDCSLYGSFGYRLVEEIVRRHSCRHPEIYSNRTTASSVSMSIARFSATCSFLLPLALLFF; encoded by the coding sequence ATGGCCACGTCAATTCAtctccttctcttcttcctcatcaccACCGTATCGTTTCTCACTTCCGCCGCTTATCCTCCGTCACAGACACCGCAAGATCACCTACACGCCGACAGAATCATCGAGGCGATGATCGGAGCAGGTGACTTCCGCGACTGGGCCTCCGATTTCCTCTTCGCCGTCGAAGACCAAGTCGGCATCCCTCTCTCCGCCACCATTTTCATCCCCACCGACTTCGACACCGCCGATatctcttcctcctccaccaacggtcgtcgtctctccgtcgcTTATCACATCGTTCCTCAGCGTCTCTCCTTCACCGATCTCAGTTTCTTGCAGCCTCTCTCTCGCCTCCCGACTCTCCTCCCCGGAAACTCGATCGTCGTCACGAACAACTCCGTTTCCGGTTTCGCCGTCGACGGCGTTCTCGTCACCGAACCGGATCTTTTCCTCTCCTCTCAGATTGCTATCCACGGTGTCGCTTCTTCTCTTGATTGCTCCCTTTACGGCAGTTTTGGATACCGTTTGGTCGAGGAGATTGTTCGCCGTCATAGTTGTCGTCATCCTGAAATCTACAGCAATCGAACAACTGCTTCTTCTGTGTCCATGTCCATCGCACGCTTCTCAGCTACCTGCTCGTTCTTGCTTCCATTGGCTCTACTGTTCTTCTGA
- the LOC103873075 gene encoding protein ABIL2 yields the protein MPESREASNYDEASMDQSMLFSDGLKDLRNLRTQLYSAAEYFELSYTTDDKRQIVVETLKDYAVKALVNTVDHLGSITYKVNDFIDEKVDEVAETELRVSCIEQRLRMCQEYMDHEGRSQQSLVIETPKFHKRYILPAGETIKTTNLDKLKYFGSSLEDADDWNQFRNAVRATIRETPPPPPPPPVRKSTSQASSPRQPPQRSATFSFTSTIPKKDQDKRSVSPHRFPLLRSGSVATRKSASISRPTTPSKSRSITPIRYPSEPRRSASVRVGFEKENQKETEQQQQPSKSKRLLKALLSRRKTKKDDTLYTFLDEY from the exons ATGCCAGAGTCAAGGGAAGCATCGAACTACGATGAGGCATCTATGGATCAAAGCATGCTCTTCTCTGATGGTCTTAAG GACTTGAGGAATCTGCGAACGCAGTTGTATTCAGCAGCTGAGTACTTCGAACTATCTTACACAACCGACGATAAAAGACAGAT AGTTGTAGAGACACTCAAAGATTACGCAGTGAAGGCTCTGGTGAATACAGTTGACCATCTTGGCTCCATCACGTACAAAGTCAACGACTTCATCGACGAAAAGGTGGATGAAGTTGCAGAGACCGAACTAAGAGTATCTTGCATCGAACAG AGGCTAAGGATGTGCCAAGAGTATATGGATCATGAAGGGCGTTCACAGCAATCACTTGTGATCGAAACTCCAAAGTTCCATAAACGATACATCTTGCCAGCTGGTGAAACTATAAAGACTACCAATCTTGACAAGCTTAAGTACTTTGGAAGCAGCTTAGAGGATGCAGATGACTGGAACCAGTTTCGAAATG CTGTGCGTGCTACAATCAGGGAaacgcctcctcctcctcctcctccacccgTTAG AAAATCAACATCTCAGGCTTCATCTCCACGGCAACCACCTCAGAGATCAGCAACCTTTTCGTTTACGTCCACTATTCCTAAGAAAGATCAAG ATAAGAGATCAGTGTCACCGCATCGGTTTCCGCTACTAAGGTCAGGATCAGTGGCTACCAGGAAGTCAGCATCAATCAGCAGGCCAACTACACCAAGCAAGAGCAGATCTATAACTCCTATACGG TACCCTTCAGAACCAAGAAGATCAGCTTCGGTTCGGGTTGGATTCGAGAAAGAAAACCAGAAAGAAAcagagcagcagcagcaaccaaGTAAGAGCAAACGACTGCTTAAGGCTTTGCTTAGTCGACGCAAAACCAAGAAAGACGACACTCTCTACACTTTCTTGGACGAATACTGA
- the LOC103873076 gene encoding protein IQ-DOMAIN 14 isoform X2 encodes MGKKGSGGWFSTVKKKVFRSSPKDSKRENNISNNTAVRWQQQHDTQEVVSFENFPAESSPEISHDVESTASTPGTTVGERKHAMAVAIATAAAAEAAVAAAQAAAKVVRLAGYNRQTEEDTAAVLIQSHYRGYLARRALRALKGLVRLQALVRGNHVRKQAQMTMKCMQALVRVQGRVRARRLQVAHDRFKKQFQEEERRSGMEKPNIGSTNLQTEREKPKKLHEVNRTSLYQTPGKEKEKSEGMMKRERALAYAYTYQRQMQHTYDDETIGFSVNGLDRTQWGWNWLDHWMSSQPYTGRQTGPGSSPGPGLYNPPPYPPFPTAAATTAGTTTPDDVSEKTVEMDVTTPTSLKERIIGLTDREYIDVGSYRPAHKQRKSPSHIPSYMIPTASAKAKVRDQDTTVKIQGTSFMPYWNSSTKNGSINESGCDSSSSGVVSTGYPALRSPIPKMDFRKPVSPSQSPTGVGKRGWRHDL; translated from the exons ATGGGGAAGAAAGGGAGTGGTGGGTGGTTCTCAACGGTGAAGAAGAAGGTCTTTAGATCCTCTCCGAAAGACTCAAAG AGAGAAAACAACATTAGCAACAATACCGCCGTCAGGTGGCAGCAGCAACACGATACGCAAGAAGTCGTGtcttttgaaaattttccagCGGAAAGTTCGCCGGAAATATCCCATGACGTTGAGAGCACAGCTTCGACACCGGGAACAACCGTTGGAGAGAGAAAGCACGCCATGGCTGTGGCTATAGCCACGGCAGCTGCTGCTGAAGCCGCCGTTGCTGCAGCACAAGCCGCAGCTAAAGTCGTTCGTCTTGCCGGCTACAACCGTCAGACAGAGGAAGATACAGCCGCAGTGCTCATCCAATCGCACTACAGGGGGTATTTG GCGAGACGAGCACTTCGTGCCTTAAAAGGGCTAGTTAGGCTACAAGCATTGGTACGTGGCAACCACGTACGAAAACAGGCACAAATGACAATGAAATGCATGCAAGCTCTGGTTCGTGTCCAAGGCCGAGTGAGAGCGAGAAGGCTCCAAGTTGCTCATGACCGGTTTAAGAAACAGTTTCAAGAAGAAGAGAGGCGATCTGGGATGGAAAAACCGAACATAG GGTCTACGAATCTCCAAACCGAACGAGAGAAACCCAAGAAATTGCACGAAGTGAACCGAACCAGCCTGTACCAAACTCCAGGAAAG GAAAAAGAGAAGAGTGAAGGAATGATGAAAAGAGAGAGGGCTCTTGCTTATGCATACACCTACCAG CGGCAAATGCAACACACATATGACGACGAGACAATTGGATTTTCTGTCAACGGGCTTGATAGAACTCAATGGGGTTGGAACTGGCTTGACCATTGGATGTCTTCCCAACCATACACGGGCCGTCAAACCGGTCCGGGTTCCAGTCCCGGTCCTGGACTGTACAATCCTCCTCCGTATCCGCCTTTCCCCACAGCAGCAGCAACCACGGCTGGTACTACCACACCTGATGATGTATCTGAGAAGACAGTGGAAATGGATGTGACTACTCCGACTAGCCTGAAGGAGAGGATAATCGGTCTGACTGATCGAGAATATATAGACGTTGGATCATATAGACCAGCCCATAAGCAACGTAAAAGTCCAAGCCATATACCAAGCTATATGATTCCAACCGCATCAGCAAAGGCTAAAGTTCGAGACCAAGACACGACCGTCAAGATTCAAGGTACTTCTTTTATGCCGTATTGGAACTCCTCGACCAAAAACGGGTCGATTAATGAATCGGGTTGTGATTCGTCAAGTTCTGGTGTAGTATCAACTGGTTATCCCGCTCTGAGGAGTCCTATCCCGAAAATGGATTTCCGTAAACCGGTTAGTCCTAGTCAAAGTCCTACTGGGGTTGGGAAGAGAGGCTGGAGGCATGATCTCTAG
- the LOC103873076 gene encoding protein IQ-DOMAIN 14 isoform X1, whose translation MGKKGSGGWFSTVKKKVFRSSPKDSKRENNISNNTAVRWQQQHDTQEVVSFENFPAESSPEISHDVESTASTPGTTVGERKHAMAVAIATAAAAEAAVAAAQAAAKVVRLAGYNRQTEEDTAAVLIQSHYRGYLARRALRALKGLVRLQALVRGNHVRKQAQMTMKCMQALVRVQGRVRARRLQVAHDRFKKQFQEEERRSGMEKPNIGSTNLQTEREKPKKLHEVNRTSLYQTPGKYIQEKEKSEGMMKRERALAYAYTYQRQMQHTYDDETIGFSVNGLDRTQWGWNWLDHWMSSQPYTGRQTGPGSSPGPGLYNPPPYPPFPTAAATTAGTTTPDDVSEKTVEMDVTTPTSLKERIIGLTDREYIDVGSYRPAHKQRKSPSHIPSYMIPTASAKAKVRDQDTTVKIQGTSFMPYWNSSTKNGSINESGCDSSSSGVVSTGYPALRSPIPKMDFRKPVSPSQSPTGVGKRGWRHDL comes from the exons ATGGGGAAGAAAGGGAGTGGTGGGTGGTTCTCAACGGTGAAGAAGAAGGTCTTTAGATCCTCTCCGAAAGACTCAAAG AGAGAAAACAACATTAGCAACAATACCGCCGTCAGGTGGCAGCAGCAACACGATACGCAAGAAGTCGTGtcttttgaaaattttccagCGGAAAGTTCGCCGGAAATATCCCATGACGTTGAGAGCACAGCTTCGACACCGGGAACAACCGTTGGAGAGAGAAAGCACGCCATGGCTGTGGCTATAGCCACGGCAGCTGCTGCTGAAGCCGCCGTTGCTGCAGCACAAGCCGCAGCTAAAGTCGTTCGTCTTGCCGGCTACAACCGTCAGACAGAGGAAGATACAGCCGCAGTGCTCATCCAATCGCACTACAGGGGGTATTTG GCGAGACGAGCACTTCGTGCCTTAAAAGGGCTAGTTAGGCTACAAGCATTGGTACGTGGCAACCACGTACGAAAACAGGCACAAATGACAATGAAATGCATGCAAGCTCTGGTTCGTGTCCAAGGCCGAGTGAGAGCGAGAAGGCTCCAAGTTGCTCATGACCGGTTTAAGAAACAGTTTCAAGAAGAAGAGAGGCGATCTGGGATGGAAAAACCGAACATAG GGTCTACGAATCTCCAAACCGAACGAGAGAAACCCAAGAAATTGCACGAAGTGAACCGAACCAGCCTGTACCAAACTCCAGGAAAG tatATACAGGAAAAAGAGAAGAGTGAAGGAATGATGAAAAGAGAGAGGGCTCTTGCTTATGCATACACCTACCAG CGGCAAATGCAACACACATATGACGACGAGACAATTGGATTTTCTGTCAACGGGCTTGATAGAACTCAATGGGGTTGGAACTGGCTTGACCATTGGATGTCTTCCCAACCATACACGGGCCGTCAAACCGGTCCGGGTTCCAGTCCCGGTCCTGGACTGTACAATCCTCCTCCGTATCCGCCTTTCCCCACAGCAGCAGCAACCACGGCTGGTACTACCACACCTGATGATGTATCTGAGAAGACAGTGGAAATGGATGTGACTACTCCGACTAGCCTGAAGGAGAGGATAATCGGTCTGACTGATCGAGAATATATAGACGTTGGATCATATAGACCAGCCCATAAGCAACGTAAAAGTCCAAGCCATATACCAAGCTATATGATTCCAACCGCATCAGCAAAGGCTAAAGTTCGAGACCAAGACACGACCGTCAAGATTCAAGGTACTTCTTTTATGCCGTATTGGAACTCCTCGACCAAAAACGGGTCGATTAATGAATCGGGTTGTGATTCGTCAAGTTCTGGTGTAGTATCAACTGGTTATCCCGCTCTGAGGAGTCCTATCCCGAAAATGGATTTCCGTAAACCGGTTAGTCCTAGTCAAAGTCCTACTGGGGTTGGGAAGAGAGGCTGGAGGCATGATCTCTAG